A genomic region of Halomonas aestuarii contains the following coding sequences:
- a CDS encoding amino acid ABC transporter ATP-binding protein translates to MKDDKSTSGVDPIVRMDKVNKHFGSLHVLKDIEMTVSPGEVVVIIGASGSGKSTLIRCINGLEEFQQGYLEVDGSQLVPHGKASAALQKIRTEVGMVFQQFNLFPHLSVLDNVTLAPMKVRGWSRDDATETAERLLERVGISDQAAKHPGQLSGGQQQRVALARALAMEPRLMLFDEPTSALDPEMIGEVLDAMRELAREGMTMIIVTHEMGFAREVADRVIFIHKGEITEEGPPEKVFDSPQNERTQSFLSRVLKH, encoded by the coding sequence ATGAAAGACGACAAGTCCACGTCCGGCGTCGATCCCATCGTGCGCATGGACAAGGTCAACAAGCATTTCGGCAGCCTGCACGTCCTCAAGGACATCGAAATGACGGTCTCGCCCGGCGAGGTGGTGGTGATCATCGGCGCCAGCGGCTCGGGAAAGTCGACGCTGATCCGCTGCATCAACGGCCTCGAGGAGTTCCAGCAGGGCTACCTGGAGGTCGATGGCAGCCAGCTGGTGCCCCACGGCAAGGCCTCGGCGGCGCTGCAGAAGATCCGCACCGAGGTCGGCATGGTTTTCCAGCAGTTCAACCTCTTTCCGCACCTGAGCGTGCTGGACAACGTGACCCTCGCCCCGATGAAGGTGCGCGGCTGGAGCCGCGACGATGCGACCGAGACCGCCGAACGGCTGCTCGAGCGGGTCGGCATCAGCGACCAGGCCGCCAAGCACCCCGGGCAGCTCTCCGGCGGCCAGCAGCAGCGGGTGGCCCTGGCGCGTGCACTGGCCATGGAACCGCGTCTGATGCTGTTCGACGAGCCCACCTCGGCCCTGGACCCGGAGATGATCGGCGAGGTCCTGGACGCCATGCGCGAGCTGGCCCGGGAGGGCATGACCATGATCATCGTGACCCACGAGATGGGCTTCGCCCGTGAGGTCGCCGACCGGGTGATCTTCATTCACAAGGGCGAGATCACCGAGGAGGGCCCGCCCGAGAAGGTCTTCGATTCTCCGCAGAACGAACGGACCCAGAGCTTCCTCTCGCGGGTCCTCAAGCACTGA
- a CDS encoding amino acid ABC transporter permease encodes MDVTFQFDWQAAFASIPFLLKGIPYTLLISFGGLAIGFLIGILFGLLRISRTAWLRVPAVAYIEIFRGTPVLVQVLFIFYGLPQLLGGPINALVAGIAAIAVNSGAYISEIVRGGVQSIERGQREAGMSLGLSGRQTFRYIIWPQAFRRMIPSLGNQGIISIKDTSLFSVIGVGELVRQGQVYIATTFTALEVYLMVALLYLAITLTLSFVLRQLERKGLVGQ; translated from the coding sequence GTGGACGTCACCTTCCAATTCGACTGGCAGGCGGCCTTTGCCTCCATTCCCTTCCTGCTCAAGGGCATTCCCTACACCCTGCTGATCTCCTTCGGCGGGCTGGCCATCGGCTTCCTGATCGGCATCCTCTTCGGCCTGCTGCGCATCAGCCGCACCGCCTGGCTGAGGGTGCCCGCCGTCGCCTACATCGAGATCTTCCGCGGCACCCCGGTGCTGGTGCAGGTCCTGTTCATCTTCTATGGCCTGCCGCAGCTGCTGGGCGGTCCGATCAACGCCCTGGTGGCCGGCATCGCCGCCATTGCCGTCAACTCCGGCGCCTACATCTCGGAGATCGTGCGCGGCGGCGTGCAGTCCATCGAACGCGGACAGCGCGAGGCGGGCATGTCGCTCGGTCTGTCCGGTCGCCAGACCTTCCGCTACATCATCTGGCCCCAGGCCTTCCGGCGCATGATCCCGTCCCTGGGCAACCAGGGCATCATCAGCATCAAGGACACCTCGCTGTTCTCGGTGATCGGGGTCGGTGAGCTGGTCCGCCAGGGGCAGGTCTACATCGCCACCACCTTCACCGCCCTGGAGGTCTACCTGATGGTCGCCCTGCTCTATCTGGCGATCACCCTGACCCTCTCGTTCGTGCTTCGCCAGCTGGAGCGCAAGGGCCTGGTCGGACAATAA
- a CDS encoding transporter substrate-binding domain-containing protein codes for MKHQLKTATLAASVALGLGLTGVASADDHVLEVVTDPSFVPFEMMDQESGEMVGFDMDIISELAERAGFEYNLRTMDFNGIIPAVQTGNVDIAIAGITITDERAEIVDFSDPYYDSGLRILIGANDDSVQELEDLNGKKIGTKVGSTSYDFLEKNLGDSADITPYPGSSDMYMALLGGSVDAVFYDAPNVGYFSKTKGEGRVKVVGDLYEGQQYGIVFVKGSEWVEPVNEALAEMKADGTYDEIHAKWFGSASGE; via the coding sequence ATGAAACATCAACTGAAGACCGCCACCCTGGCCGCCAGCGTCGCCCTCGGACTGGGACTCACCGGCGTGGCCAGCGCCGATGACCACGTCCTCGAGGTCGTCACCGACCCGAGCTTCGTGCCCTTCGAGATGATGGATCAGGAATCCGGCGAGATGGTCGGCTTCGACATGGACATCATCAGCGAGCTCGCCGAGCGGGCCGGCTTCGAGTACAACCTGCGCACGATGGACTTCAACGGCATCATCCCCGCCGTGCAGACAGGCAACGTCGACATCGCCATCGCCGGCATCACCATCACGGACGAGCGCGCCGAGATCGTCGACTTCTCCGATCCCTACTACGACAGCGGCCTGCGCATCCTGATCGGCGCCAACGACGACAGCGTCCAGGAGCTCGAGGACCTGAACGGCAAGAAGATCGGCACCAAGGTCGGCTCCACCAGCTACGACTTCCTCGAGAAGAACCTGGGCGACAGCGCCGACATCACCCCCTACCCGGGCAGCAGCGACATGTACATGGCCCTGCTCGGCGGCAGTGTCGACGCGGTCTTCTACGATGCGCCCAACGTCGGCTACTTCTCCAAGACCAAGGGCGAGGGCCGCGTCAAGGTCGTGGGCGACCTCTACGAGGGTCAGCAGTACGGCATCGTCTTCGTCAAGGGCAGCGAGTGGGTCGAGCCCGTCAACGAGGCCCTGGCCGAGATGAAGGCAGACGGCACCTACGACGAGATCCACGCCAAGTGGTTCGGTAGCGCCAGCGGCGAATGA
- the erpA gene encoding iron-sulfur cluster insertion protein ErpA: MSGAESFVPTPLMLSDGARARLAALIEEQGNPRLKLRVYVTGGGCSGFQYGFDFAEETAEDDTLVEFGSVALVVDPLSYQYLVGSTVDYEEGLAGARFLVQNPNATTTCGCGASFMV, translated from the coding sequence ATGAGCGGTGCCGAATCCTTCGTTCCCACCCCCTTGATGCTCTCCGACGGCGCCCGTGCCCGCCTCGCGGCGCTCATCGAGGAACAGGGCAACCCCCGGCTCAAGCTTCGGGTCTACGTCACCGGCGGGGGCTGCTCGGGCTTCCAGTACGGCTTCGACTTCGCCGAGGAGACCGCCGAGGACGATACCCTCGTCGAGTTCGGCTCGGTGGCCCTGGTGGTGGACCCACTCTCCTACCAGTACCTGGTCGGCTCCACCGTCGACTACGAGGAAGGCCTGGCCGGGGCCCGCTTCCTGGTGCAGAACCCCAACGCCACCACGACCTGCGGGTGCGGCGCCTCCTTCATGGTCTGA